Proteins from a single region of Verrucosispora sp. NA02020:
- a CDS encoding glycoside hydrolase family 18 protein produces the protein MRPFRPRRLTALVALTTLLVTAAPPVAANAAPQRGTGYHRVGYFTQWGIYGRAFPVQKLDTSGAASRLTHINYAFGNVSEDGRCFVDGGPGEGDAWADYQRPVPAQESVDGVADAWGEPLNGNFGQLAKLKAKHPHLKVMISLGGWSWSTYFSNAARTDASRKAFVASCIDLYLKGDLPILDGGSGGPGSAAGVFDGIDLDWEWPGSPGEPGNVVRPQDRENFTKLLAEFRRQLDAHGRTTRTHYPLTAFLPANPAAMDAGFEGRKIFKYLDFATVQGYDFHGSWDSVTNQQSALRVPRGAPDDPDFSVQVAVDGWIARGAPRGKLVLGIPYYGQGWTGVTGGGTGLFRPATGPAPATHAAGYEDYKQLKTLPGKGFTVHRDLRAGHAWLFDGTTLWTYDDPAVVLQKMLYIRTAGLGGAMIWSLDGDDDNATLTKTISLGLTTR, from the coding sequence ATGCGACCGTTCCGTCCCCGCCGCCTCACCGCCCTCGTGGCGCTGACCACGCTGCTGGTCACCGCCGCACCACCGGTCGCCGCGAACGCGGCTCCGCAGCGCGGCACCGGCTACCACCGGGTCGGCTACTTCACCCAGTGGGGCATCTACGGCCGGGCGTTCCCGGTGCAGAAGCTGGACACCTCCGGGGCGGCGAGTCGGTTGACCCACATCAACTACGCCTTCGGCAACGTCAGCGAGGACGGTCGCTGCTTCGTGGACGGTGGGCCGGGTGAGGGCGACGCCTGGGCCGACTACCAGCGCCCGGTCCCGGCGCAGGAGAGCGTCGACGGGGTCGCCGACGCCTGGGGCGAGCCGCTCAACGGCAACTTCGGCCAGTTGGCGAAGCTCAAGGCCAAGCACCCGCACCTCAAGGTGATGATCTCGCTGGGCGGCTGGAGCTGGTCGACGTACTTCTCCAACGCGGCCCGCACCGACGCCTCCCGGAAAGCGTTCGTCGCCTCCTGCATCGACCTCTACCTCAAGGGCGACCTGCCGATCCTGGACGGCGGCAGCGGCGGACCGGGCTCGGCCGCCGGGGTCTTCGACGGCATCGACCTGGACTGGGAGTGGCCTGGCTCGCCGGGTGAGCCGGGCAACGTGGTCCGCCCGCAGGACCGGGAGAACTTCACCAAGCTGCTCGCCGAGTTCCGTCGGCAGCTCGACGCGCACGGCCGGACCACCCGCACGCATTACCCACTGACCGCCTTCCTGCCGGCCAACCCGGCCGCGATGGACGCCGGATTCGAGGGCCGCAAGATCTTCAAGTACCTGGACTTCGCGACCGTGCAGGGGTACGACTTCCACGGCAGCTGGGACTCGGTGACCAACCAGCAGTCGGCGTTGCGCGTGCCCAGGGGCGCGCCGGACGACCCCGACTTCTCCGTACAGGTGGCGGTCGACGGTTGGATCGCCCGTGGCGCACCACGCGGCAAGCTGGTGCTGGGCATCCCGTACTACGGCCAGGGCTGGACCGGCGTCACCGGCGGCGGCACCGGCCTGTTCCGCCCCGCCACCGGCCCGGCACCGGCCACGCACGCCGCCGGCTACGAGGACTACAAGCAGCTCAAGACGTTGCCGGGCAAGGGATTCACGGTGCACCGCGACCTGCGCGCCGGGCACGCCTGGCTGTTCGACGGCACCACCCTGTGGACGTATGACGACCCGGCGGTGGTGCTCCAGAAGATGCTCTACATCCGGACCGCCGGGCTCGGCGGGGCGATGATCTGGTCGCTCGACGGCGACGACGACAACGCCACGCTGACCAAGACGATCAGCCTCGGGCTCACCACCCGGTAG